One Endozoicomonas gorgoniicola DNA window includes the following coding sequences:
- the gpmM gene encoding 2,3-bisphosphoglycerate-independent phosphoglycerate mutase has product MTDKRKTTALIILDGYGHRETTEFNAIHAAKTPVMDQLMAEFPNSLISGSGMDVGLPEGQMGNSEVGHMNLGAGRVVYQDFTRITKSIMDGDFFENEAFVSTIDKAVAAGKAVHIMGLMSPGGVHSHEDHINAMIELAEKRGAKEVYVHAFLDGRDTPPRSAENSLAKTDALLKDKGIGRVASLIGRYYAMDRDNRWERVQEAYDLMTLGKAEFTAKDAVEGLKAAYERDENDEFVKATVIGETAATVNDGDALMFMNFRADRAREITRAFVESGFEGFQREKAPEVAGFVMLTQYAADIDTICAYPPFSLPNTLGEYMEKLGKTQLRIAETEKYAHVTFFFSGGRENPYEGETRVLVDSPKVATYDLQPEMSAPEVTEKLVAEIKSGKHDLIICNFANCDMVGHTGVYEAAVKAVEAVDESVGKVMEALKEVDGQCLITADHGNAEQMIDPATGGIHTAHTCEEVPLIYFGSKDIKLNNGILSDLAPTLLELMEIPQPEEMTGKSLLA; this is encoded by the coding sequence ATGACAGACAAGCGTAAAACCACAGCTCTGATCATTCTCGATGGCTATGGCCATCGTGAAACAACCGAATTCAATGCAATCCATGCCGCTAAAACGCCGGTTATGGATCAGCTGATGGCTGAATTCCCAAACAGCCTGATCTCCGGTTCCGGTATGGATGTTGGTCTGCCAGAAGGCCAGATGGGTAACTCGGAAGTCGGTCACATGAACCTGGGGGCCGGTCGGGTGGTTTACCAGGACTTCACCCGTATCACCAAGTCCATCATGGACGGTGACTTCTTCGAAAACGAAGCGTTTGTCAGCACCATCGACAAGGCAGTAGCGGCTGGCAAGGCGGTTCATATCATGGGCCTGATGTCTCCGGGCGGCGTACACAGCCACGAAGACCACATCAATGCCATGATTGAACTGGCTGAAAAACGTGGTGCTAAAGAAGTATACGTTCACGCTTTCCTGGATGGCCGTGACACACCGCCGCGCAGTGCTGAAAATTCCCTGGCAAAAACCGATGCCCTGCTGAAAGACAAAGGCATTGGTCGTGTCGCCTCCCTGATCGGCCGTTACTACGCCATGGACCGTGACAATCGCTGGGAACGTGTTCAGGAAGCTTATGACCTGATGACCCTGGGCAAAGCTGAATTCACCGCTAAAGATGCCGTTGAAGGACTGAAAGCGGCTTACGAACGTGATGAAAACGACGAATTTGTTAAAGCCACCGTTATCGGTGAAACCGCTGCCACTGTGAACGATGGCGATGCTTTGATGTTCATGAATTTCCGTGCAGACCGCGCCCGTGAAATCACCCGTGCGTTTGTTGAAAGCGGCTTCGAAGGTTTCCAGCGTGAGAAAGCGCCTGAAGTGGCGGGTTTCGTGATGCTGACCCAGTACGCTGCCGATATCGACACCATCTGTGCATACCCGCCGTTTTCTCTGCCTAACACTCTGGGCGAGTACATGGAAAAACTGGGCAAGACCCAGCTGCGTATCGCTGAAACTGAAAAGTACGCTCACGTGACCTTCTTCTTCTCTGGCGGTCGTGAAAACCCATACGAAGGCGAAACCCGTGTTCTGGTTGACTCTCCAAAGGTAGCTACCTACGACCTGCAGCCAGAAATGTCAGCGCCGGAAGTCACTGAAAAACTGGTGGCTGAAATCAAGAGCGGCAAGCACGACCTGATTATCTGCAACTTTGCCAACTGCGACATGGTCGGTCATACCGGCGTTTATGAAGCAGCTGTTAAAGCCGTTGAAGCGGTTGATGAGTCGGTTGGTAAAGTGATGGAAGCCCTGAAAGAAGTCGATGGTCAGTGCCTGATCACTGCTGACCACGGCAACGCTGAGCAAATGATTGACCCGGCAACCGGCGGCATCCACACCGCTCACACCTGTGAAGAAGTGCCTCTGATCTACTTCGGTTCCAAAGACATCAAGCTGAACAACGGTATTCTGTCTGACCTGGCACCCACACTGCTGGAGCTGATGGAAATCCCTCAGCCTGAAGAGATGACGGGCAAGTCACTGCTGGCTTAA
- a CDS encoding rhodanese-like domain-containing protein: MAQLLEFIGNHPLLVGSLVALITALVFTEMRKGGQNISSQQLTQLVNQQGAIVVDVREKADYNKGHIVDSISMPFAKVKERVAELNKHKDKPVVIIDAQGQHAGMVGKQFKEAGLQQVLRLRGGLSTWTADGLPLVKK; the protein is encoded by the coding sequence ATGGCTCAGCTACTCGAATTTATAGGCAATCACCCACTGCTGGTGGGTTCTCTGGTGGCACTGATCACGGCGCTGGTGTTCACTGAAATGCGCAAGGGTGGTCAAAACATCAGCTCTCAGCAACTGACTCAGCTGGTCAACCAGCAGGGTGCAATTGTCGTGGATGTTCGTGAAAAGGCCGACTACAACAAAGGTCACATTGTCGATTCCATCAGCATGCCGTTCGCCAAGGTTAAAGAGCGTGTGGCAGAACTGAATAAGCACAAAGATAAACCGGTTGTTATTATTGATGCACAGGGACAGCACGCTGGCATGGTTGGCAAACAGTTCAAAGAAGCCGGCCTGCAACAGGTTCTGCGCCTGCGTGGTGGTCTGAGTACCTGGACTGCCGATGGTTTGCCGCTAGTCAAAAAATAA
- the grxC gene encoding glutaredoxin 3 — translation MKPVTIYMSATCPFCQRAMSLLDSKGVNYQAVSVDGRPDVRQKMTQKAGQSSVPQIWIGDTHVGGCDDLFALESADKLNDLLA, via the coding sequence ATGAAACCTGTCACCATTTATATGTCAGCAACCTGCCCGTTTTGCCAAAGAGCAATGAGCCTGCTGGACAGTAAGGGAGTTAACTATCAGGCTGTCAGCGTTGATGGTCGTCCTGACGTTCGTCAGAAAATGACTCAGAAAGCCGGGCAAAGCTCGGTTCCTCAAATCTGGATCGGCGACACCCATGTTGGTGGTTGCGACGATCTGTTTGCACTGGAATCCGCTGATAAATTAAATGATTTGCTTGCCTGA
- the secB gene encoding protein-export chaperone SecB — MAENQQEQQPQFALQRIYVKDLSFESPKSPEMFQAQWQPEVKLDLNTSNRQLQEDMFEVVLALTITVENGPEDNRETAFLAEVQQAGVFLVKGLAAEELHRTLGAFCPNILFPYAREAIDNMVLRGSFPPLMLAPVNFDALYLQAREQAEQKETTTVN; from the coding sequence ATGGCTGAGAACCAGCAAGAGCAGCAGCCTCAGTTTGCACTGCAGCGTATCTATGTTAAGGACCTGTCCTTTGAATCCCCGAAATCTCCTGAGATGTTTCAGGCTCAGTGGCAGCCTGAAGTTAAGCTGGACCTGAACACCAGCAACCGTCAGCTGCAGGAAGATATGTTCGAAGTGGTTCTGGCCCTGACCATCACTGTTGAAAACGGTCCTGAAGACAACCGTGAAACCGCGTTTCTGGCTGAAGTTCAGCAGGCGGGCGTATTCCTGGTGAAAGGTCTGGCTGCTGAAGAACTGCACCGTACTCTGGGTGCGTTCTGCCCGAACATCCTGTTCCCTTACGCTCGTGAAGCCATCGACAACATGGTTTTGCGTGGCAGCTTCCCTCCGCTGATGCTGGCACCTGTAAACTTCGACGCCCTGTACCTGCAGGCGCGTGAGCAGGCTGAACAGAAAGAAACCACTACGGTTAACTGA
- the ltrA gene encoding group II intron reverse transcriptase/maturase, producing the protein MRVYYSLYGRLLTMEALYNGFKKVWKAKGAAGIDGQSLSDYASNLRGNLEQLLLELREKRYKPLPVKRVEIDKEDGGKRLLGIPAVKDRIVQQALLNILTPIFDPDFHPSSYGYRPNRSCHQAITKATLFIRKYDRRWVVDMDLSKCFDRLDHELILKAFRHKVADGSILNLIRMFLKSGVMVGYQLEATETGSPQGGVISPLISNVYLDAFDQEMMRRKHRIVRYADDILILCGSKAAAENALKVATKVLEQDLKLTVNQNKTHIAHSGEGVKFLGVEILSSYTRIQEKKLNALKAKVKRITKRNRGTNLEGVIRELNPVIRGFANYFRIANCSRELKRLTGWMRRRLRCLQLKQWKKPAKLHRRLKQLGYKPPFKYIKMRSWRNACSPLSHLAMPNNWFNEIKLFNLEGVKTGVLAPYC; encoded by the coding sequence ATGAGAGTATATTATAGCCTGTATGGGCGCTTGCTGACGATGGAAGCGCTTTACAACGGATTCAAAAAGGTATGGAAAGCGAAAGGTGCGGCCGGAATAGATGGGCAGAGCCTGAGCGACTACGCCTCGAATCTGCGTGGGAATCTTGAACAGTTACTGCTTGAATTGCGGGAAAAGCGCTACAAACCGCTACCGGTAAAGCGTGTAGAAATCGACAAAGAAGACGGTGGAAAGCGTCTGCTGGGAATCCCCGCAGTAAAAGACCGAATCGTCCAACAAGCACTTCTAAATATCCTGACCCCGATCTTTGATCCGGACTTCCACCCGTCCAGCTATGGGTACAGACCGAATCGAAGCTGCCATCAAGCCATTACCAAGGCGACCCTGTTCATACGAAAGTACGACAGACGCTGGGTGGTGGACATGGACTTGTCCAAATGCTTTGACCGACTCGACCACGAGTTAATTCTCAAGGCGTTCAGGCACAAAGTGGCAGATGGAAGCATCCTGAACCTGATCAGAATGTTCCTGAAAAGCGGGGTGATGGTTGGCTATCAACTGGAAGCCACGGAAACAGGCAGTCCACAGGGCGGAGTGATCAGTCCCTTAATCTCAAACGTCTATCTTGATGCGTTTGATCAGGAAATGATGCGACGCAAGCACAGGATTGTCCGCTATGCGGACGATATCCTGATTCTGTGTGGCTCCAAAGCAGCGGCAGAAAACGCTCTGAAAGTGGCGACCAAAGTACTGGAGCAAGACCTGAAACTGACGGTCAACCAGAATAAAACACACATAGCCCATAGCGGCGAGGGTGTGAAATTTCTGGGAGTTGAAATCCTGAGCAGCTATACGCGCATACAGGAAAAGAAGCTCAACGCACTGAAAGCAAAGGTAAAGCGAATCACGAAAAGGAATCGGGGAACGAACCTTGAAGGAGTAATCCGAGAACTGAACCCTGTGATACGAGGATTTGCTAATTACTTCAGGATAGCGAACTGTAGTCGTGAATTAAAACGGCTGACAGGATGGATGAGGCGCAGGCTGAGATGTTTACAACTGAAACAGTGGAAGAAACCAGCGAAGCTGCATCGTCGGCTGAAGCAACTGGGTTACAAGCCACCATTTAAGTACATCAAAATGCGTTCATGGAGAAATGCGTGCAGTCCCCTGTCGCATTTAGCCATGCCGAACAACTGGTTCAATGAGATAAAGTTGTTCAATTTGGAAGGCGTTAAAACGGGCGTTCTTGCCCCTTATTGTTAA
- the pip gene encoding prolyl aminopeptidase: MHTLYPAIKPYTTHFLKVDKLHELYVEESGSPNGIPVLFIHGGPGAGSTEKSRRFFDPEKYRIIVFDQRGCGHSRPHLELKDNTTQHLVEDIEKIRTFLKVDSWVLFGGSWGSTLALVYAQAHPAKVRGLILRGIFLARQQDQDWLYKPDGAARIFPDHWAHFVEIIPEEERGDMLKAYHRRLMGDNELARMNAAKHWSLWEGRISSLRPSQEMEDEAADPHFAMAIARIEAHYFVNDAFLKPEQIISNMGLIDQIPGIIIHGRYDMVCPLDNAAELARCWTQAELLVIRDAGHAAGEASITDALVRASDKFARQFEEPA, translated from the coding sequence ATGCATACGCTCTACCCTGCCATCAAACCTTACACCACCCATTTTCTGAAAGTGGATAAGCTTCATGAACTGTATGTAGAAGAAAGTGGTAGCCCGAATGGCATTCCGGTTCTGTTTATTCATGGTGGTCCCGGGGCAGGGAGTACAGAAAAGTCCCGGCGCTTTTTTGATCCGGAAAAATACCGAATTATTGTTTTCGACCAGCGCGGCTGTGGCCATTCCAGACCGCACCTGGAACTGAAAGACAACACCACTCAGCATCTGGTTGAGGATATTGAAAAGATTCGCACCTTTCTCAAAGTAGACAGCTGGGTGCTGTTTGGGGGTTCCTGGGGATCGACTCTGGCACTGGTCTATGCCCAGGCTCATCCGGCAAAGGTCAGAGGGTTGATTCTGCGCGGTATCTTTCTTGCCCGGCAGCAGGATCAGGACTGGCTTTACAAGCCTGATGGTGCCGCCCGAATTTTTCCTGACCACTGGGCGCATTTCGTAGAGATTATTCCTGAAGAAGAACGCGGCGATATGCTGAAAGCGTATCATCGTCGTTTAATGGGGGACAACGAACTGGCCCGCATGAATGCCGCCAAACACTGGTCTCTCTGGGAAGGCAGAATCAGTTCACTGAGACCCAGCCAGGAGATGGAAGATGAAGCGGCTGACCCACACTTCGCTATGGCTATAGCACGCATTGAAGCCCACTACTTTGTTAATGACGCCTTTCTTAAACCGGAGCAGATCATCAGTAACATGGGGCTGATTGACCAGATTCCCGGCATTATCATTCATGGTCGTTACGATATGGTCTGCCCACTGGATAACGCAGCTGAACTCGCCAGATGCTGGACGCAGGCCGAGTTGCTGGTCATCCGGGATGCCGGTCATGCTGCCGGTGAAGCATCTATTACCGATGCCCTGGTGCGCGCTTCGGACAAGTTTGCCCGCCAGTTTGAGGAGCCAGCCTGA
- the dtd gene encoding D-aminoacyl-tRNA deacylase: protein MRGLIQRVQFASVNVDGETVGEIGEGLLLFLGIEKDDDQAKADKLLEKVLKYRVFSDEQGRMNLGLKDSGGGLLVVSQFTLVADTRKGLRPGFSSGASPEHGEAMYDYFVSRAKALHADVATGQFAADMKVSLLNDGPVTFNLSV from the coding sequence ATGCGCGGACTCATTCAGAGAGTTCAGTTTGCGAGTGTAAATGTTGATGGTGAAACGGTCGGCGAGATTGGTGAAGGTCTGTTATTGTTCCTGGGCATAGAGAAAGACGACGATCAGGCCAAAGCCGATAAATTGTTAGAAAAGGTGCTGAAGTATCGCGTGTTTTCGGATGAACAGGGCAGGATGAATCTGGGACTGAAAGACTCTGGTGGTGGTTTGCTGGTGGTGTCTCAGTTCACGCTGGTGGCAGACACCCGCAAGGGATTGCGACCGGGTTTCAGCTCAGGGGCCAGCCCGGAACATGGAGAGGCAATGTACGATTATTTTGTCAGCCGTGCAAAAGCTCTGCATGCCGATGTAGCAACGGGGCAATTTGCTGCCGATATGAAAGTTTCCCTTCTGAATGATGGTCCGGTGACGTTTAATCTGAGCGTGTGA
- the argS gene encoding arginine--tRNA ligase, which produces MNILKLLEDRVIKALNAAGAPEDTPAMVRPSARANFGDYQCNAVMAAARKMGQKPRDLAQTVVDHLDLDGIADKTEIAGPGFINIYLAPEFLAKGLRAAVSDERIGVEKVENPHTVIVDYSAPNVAKEMHVGHLRSTIIGDSTARTLEFLGHKVIRQNHLGDWGTQFGMLIAHLEELEQSNQEEAMDMELSDLETFYKAAKKRFDEDGAFAAKARDYVVRLQAGEAHFKKLWKRLVDVTLSHNQEVYERLNVSLTPGDVMGESAYNDSLPVIIKALDSKGLLSEDQGAKVVFLDEFKNKDGDPMGVIVEKSGGGFLYSTTDLAAIRHRVHTLNADRVLYYVDARQGQHFEQVYTIARKAGFATEDVQLEHHAFGMMLGKDGKPFKTRAGTTIKLVDLLNEAEERAARLIASKDSDLSEEQKVNVIKAVAMGSVKYADLSKNRTSDYVFDWDNMLAFEGNTAPYMLYAYTRVQSIFRKAGLSESDLQGDIVIGEATERELSLKLARFSETVEQAAREGMPHIVCGYLYELSGAFMSFYEACPVNKEGVSEELKNSRLQLCSLTARTIKQGLDLLGIETVEQM; this is translated from the coding sequence ATGAATATTCTCAAGCTGCTTGAAGACAGAGTCATCAAGGCGCTGAACGCCGCCGGTGCTCCAGAAGACACGCCTGCCATGGTACGTCCAAGCGCCCGCGCTAACTTTGGCGACTACCAGTGCAATGCGGTAATGGCAGCTGCCAGGAAAATGGGTCAGAAACCCCGTGACCTGGCTCAGACCGTTGTTGATCATCTGGATCTGGACGGTATCGCAGACAAAACCGAAATTGCCGGTCCGGGCTTTATCAACATTTACCTGGCACCAGAGTTTCTGGCTAAAGGTTTGCGCGCAGCCGTGTCTGATGAGCGCATTGGTGTCGAGAAGGTAGAAAATCCGCACACTGTTATTGTTGACTACTCTGCCCCTAACGTTGCCAAAGAGATGCATGTAGGCCACCTGCGTTCTACTATCATCGGTGATTCTACCGCCCGTACCCTGGAGTTTCTGGGTCACAAGGTCATTCGCCAGAACCATCTGGGCGACTGGGGTACCCAGTTTGGTATGCTGATTGCTCACCTGGAAGAGCTCGAACAGAGCAACCAGGAAGAAGCCATGGATATGGAACTGTCTGACCTGGAAACCTTCTATAAGGCTGCCAAAAAGCGCTTTGACGAAGACGGGGCATTTGCTGCAAAAGCCCGTGACTACGTTGTTCGCCTGCAGGCGGGTGAAGCGCATTTCAAGAAACTGTGGAAACGACTGGTCGACGTTACCCTGTCTCACAACCAGGAAGTCTATGAGCGCCTTAACGTGTCCCTGACCCCGGGTGATGTGATGGGCGAAAGCGCATACAATGACAGCCTGCCAGTGATCATCAAGGCACTGGACAGCAAAGGCCTGCTGAGTGAAGACCAGGGTGCCAAAGTGGTCTTTCTGGATGAGTTCAAAAACAAAGATGGCGACCCAATGGGCGTGATCGTCGAGAAGTCCGGTGGTGGCTTCCTGTACTCCACCACCGACCTTGCGGCTATCCGTCACCGAGTTCACACCCTGAACGCTGACCGTGTGCTTTATTATGTCGATGCCCGTCAGGGTCAGCACTTCGAACAGGTTTACACCATTGCCCGCAAGGCAGGCTTTGCGACAGAAGACGTACAGCTGGAGCATCACGCATTCGGCATGATGCTGGGCAAAGACGGCAAGCCGTTCAAAACTCGTGCAGGCACCACCATTAAACTGGTTGACCTGCTGAACGAAGCCGAAGAGCGTGCCGCCCGCCTGATCGCCAGCAAGGACAGCGACCTGAGCGAAGAACAGAAAGTCAACGTGATCAAAGCGGTGGCAATGGGTTCTGTGAAATACGCTGACCTGTCCAAGAACCGTACCAGCGACTATGTGTTCGACTGGGACAACATGCTGGCCTTCGAGGGCAACACTGCTCCTTACATGCTGTACGCTTACACCCGTGTGCAGAGCATCTTCCGTAAGGCGGGTCTCAGCGAGTCTGACCTGCAGGGCGATATCGTCATTGGTGAAGCCACCGAACGTGAACTGTCCCTGAAGCTGGCACGCTTTAGTGAAACTGTTGAGCAGGCAGCCCGTGAAGGCATGCCACACATTGTCTGTGGTTACCTGTACGAGTTGTCCGGAGCCTTTATGAGCTTCTACGAAGCCTGCCCGGTGAACAAGGAAGGCGTTTCTGAAGAACTGAAGAACTCCCGCCTGCAACTGTGTTCCCTGACTGCCAGAACCATTAAGCAGGGTCTCGACCTGCTGGGTATTGAGACTGTCGAGCAAATGTAG
- a CDS encoding SPOR domain-containing protein: MSAQRATSRRGASKGSPRKSSSGKPKVPGWLFLVTGFALGFFAASLIKLTPSAIEVPVPQHPDDNASAKSSEPNPVFDFYTLLPETEVVLPEPEATPVTRPAAKPAVQSKPAKAPQKPAKHNRYLLQAGSFRSEKDADRLRATLILSGLTPRISKVNVAGGETWHRVQIGPFDDQGSLDNARQILAEQKIDSLLLKLK; this comes from the coding sequence ATGAGTGCCCAGAGAGCAACCAGCCGACGGGGAGCCAGTAAAGGCAGCCCCCGCAAATCCAGTAGCGGAAAACCCAAGGTGCCGGGATGGTTATTCCTGGTGACCGGTTTTGCACTGGGCTTTTTTGCCGCGTCACTGATCAAGCTGACGCCGTCTGCCATAGAAGTGCCTGTGCCGCAGCACCCAGATGACAACGCTTCAGCCAAAAGCAGTGAACCGAATCCGGTGTTTGATTTTTATACGCTGTTGCCGGAAACCGAGGTGGTTTTGCCTGAACCGGAAGCCACTCCGGTTACCCGGCCAGCAGCAAAACCAGCGGTTCAGAGTAAGCCTGCCAAAGCGCCCCAAAAACCAGCAAAGCATAACCGTTACCTGTTGCAGGCGGGCTCATTTCGCAGTGAAAAGGATGCAGACCGCCTGCGTGCCACGCTGATTCTTTCAGGGCTGACGCCCCGTATTTCGAAAGTGAATGTGGCGGGTGGGGAAACCTGGCACCGGGTGCAGATAGGACCGTTTGACGATCAGGGAAGTCTGGATAATGCCCGCCAGATTCTGGCTGAACAGAAGATCGACAGCCTGCTGTTGAAATTAAAATAA
- the hslV gene encoding ATP-dependent protease subunit HslV — protein sequence MEQYRGTTILSVRRADSVVVGGDGQVSLGDAVIKGNAHKVRRLYKGKVIAGFAGGTADAFTLFERFEAHLEKHQGRLEKSAVELAKEWRTDRTLNRLEAMLIVADAKASLIITGNGDVMVTEDGILAIGSGGFFAQSAAKALYQNTDMGAREIVEKSLEIAADVCVYTNHNRVIEEISTQE from the coding sequence TTGGAACAGTATCGTGGCACAACTATTCTGTCTGTCCGTCGAGCTGACAGTGTGGTGGTAGGCGGTGATGGCCAGGTCTCCCTGGGCGATGCCGTTATTAAGGGCAATGCCCACAAAGTACGTCGCCTGTACAAAGGCAAGGTAATTGCCGGTTTTGCCGGTGGTACTGCTGACGCCTTTACCCTGTTTGAACGTTTTGAGGCACACCTGGAAAAGCATCAGGGGCGTCTGGAAAAGTCTGCAGTAGAGCTGGCCAAAGAGTGGCGCACTGATCGCACTCTGAACCGTCTGGAAGCCATGCTGATCGTGGCTGACGCGAAAGCCTCCCTGATTATTACCGGTAATGGTGACGTGATGGTCACCGAAGATGGCATTCTGGCTATTGGTTCCGGTGGTTTCTTTGCCCAGTCTGCCGCCAAGGCGCTGTATCAGAATACCGACATGGGCGCTCGGGAGATCGTTGAAAAGAGTCTGGAAATTGCCGCAGATGTGTGTGTTTACACCAACCACAACCGCGTGATCGAAGAAATTTCCACCCAAGAATAA